In the Clostridium sporogenes genome, one interval contains:
- a CDS encoding spore coat associated protein CotJA yields MKCGKDILGNVENCELARAFICPQKFKRVYKVEKALQRGTLFPDLYRPYKSC; encoded by the coding sequence ATGAAATGCGGAAAAGACATATTAGGGAATGTAGAAAATTGTGAATTAGCAAGAGCCTTTATATGTCCACAAAAATTTAAGAGAGTTTATAAGGTTGAAAAGGCCTTACAAAGAGGAACTTTGTTTCCGGATTTATATAGACCTTATAAATCTTGCTAA
- a CDS encoding ABC transporter substrate-binding protein, translating to MKMKKLLAIILVASTTLVAAACGNSNNSKDKATSTKETIKDGGDLVFSIRGEPEILNPIYAYDRDTMTMNNALFAPLFYMNGDKIDYTLAEEVKHSDDFLTYTVKLKKDLKWHDSKPLTADDLVFTMKQIMDEKQDSHLRSAFVINDKLVTVKKIDDLTVEFKLPTVQIPFMNSLAQVSPIPKHVFEGEKEIKKSAKNEKPIGSGPFKFKESKKGESITLEKFDNYVGGKPHLDTITYRIIADQNSSNTALENGEISAKYIDISGISKFEKNEKLKVVAYDEGMVDNLVLNCKTTGLDKKEVRQAIAYALNKDDLIKAAYESEKYAPKAYSPLPKNALYYTDDVHKYDLNKDKAKELIKKSGVQNLKLKLVYRNDKKTLENQALVVKENLTDIGIDVELKGLEANAFFNQFDNPEKADFDLIFNGYVMGSEPDAYKEVFMTGGAFNASRYTNKKLDDLWNKAAVETDKTKREDIYKNIQKELMEDMTLYPICYSNATIAVNKNVGGIKEAKTAPIYMFQDLSKLYIIEE from the coding sequence ATGAAAATGAAGAAACTATTAGCCATTATATTAGTAGCTTCAACAACTTTAGTAGCTGCTGCTTGTGGTAATAGTAATAATTCTAAAGACAAAGCAACGTCTACAAAAGAAACTATTAAAGATGGAGGAGATTTAGTATTTTCTATACGCGGAGAACCAGAAATACTTAATCCAATTTATGCTTATGACAGAGATACAATGACTATGAATAATGCTTTATTTGCACCTTTATTTTATATGAATGGAGATAAAATTGATTACACTCTAGCTGAAGAAGTAAAACATTCTGATGATTTTTTAACCTATACAGTAAAATTAAAAAAAGATTTAAAATGGCATGATAGTAAACCTTTAACTGCTGATGATTTAGTCTTTACTATGAAACAAATAATGGATGAAAAACAGGATTCACATCTTAGAAGTGCTTTCGTTATTAATGACAAACTTGTAACAGTAAAAAAGATAGATGATTTAACTGTAGAATTTAAATTACCAACAGTTCAAATACCTTTTATGAATTCTTTAGCACAAGTATCTCCTATTCCTAAACATGTATTTGAAGGAGAAAAAGAAATTAAAAAAAGTGCTAAAAATGAAAAGCCTATAGGTTCTGGTCCATTTAAGTTTAAAGAATCTAAAAAAGGTGAAAGTATAACTTTAGAAAAATTTGATAACTATGTTGGTGGGAAACCTCACCTTGATACCATAACTTATAGAATAATTGCAGACCAAAATTCTTCAAATACAGCTCTTGAGAACGGAGAAATTTCTGCTAAATATATAGATATTAGCGGCATAAGTAAATTTGAAAAAAATGAAAAATTAAAAGTAGTTGCTTATGATGAAGGTATGGTTGATAATTTAGTTTTAAACTGCAAAACAACTGGTTTAGATAAGAAAGAAGTTAGACAAGCTATAGCTTATGCTTTAAATAAAGATGATTTAATAAAAGCTGCTTATGAAAGTGAAAAATATGCTCCTAAAGCTTATTCTCCACTTCCTAAAAATGCTCTATACTATACAGATGATGTTCATAAATATGATTTAAATAAGGATAAAGCAAAAGAATTAATAAAAAAGTCTGGTGTTCAAAACTTAAAACTTAAACTAGTTTATAGAAATGATAAAAAGACTTTAGAAAATCAAGCTTTAGTAGTTAAGGAAAATCTAACAGATATAGGGATAGATGTAGAATTAAAAGGCTTAGAAGCAAATGCATTTTTTAATCAATTTGATAATCCAGAAAAAGCTGATTTTGACTTAATATTTAATGGATATGTAATGGGTAGTGAACCTGATGCCTATAAAGAAGTATTTATGACTGGTGGAGCTTTTAATGCTTCTAGATATACTAATAAAAAATTAGATGATCTTTGGAATAAAGCTGCTGTAGAAACTGATAAAACAAAGAGAGAAGATATTTATAAAAATATTCAAAAGGAACTTATGGAAGATATGACTTTATATCCAATTTGCTATTCTAATGCCACAATAGCAGTGAATAAAAATGTAGGTGGTATTAAAGAAGCAAAAACAGCTCCTATATACATGTTTCAAGATTTATCAAAACTTTATATTATAGAAGAATAA
- a CDS encoding ABC transporter permease has protein sequence MSKYIRKRIIEAVPILIFISIISFVLIKLAPGDPIKAFTNPQMKPSDVARIRHNLGLDKPIYIQYFLWLKNVLKGDLGYSLINSRPISTQIIERLPATLLLMGSSLLISLILGIILGIISAVNKNKIIDNVLSVISYIGISIPSFWFAMILIYTFSVKFKLLPSVGMHTIGVDSRLDVLKHLILPCTVLSFGNISVITRYIRSSIISELSEDYVMIAYAKGLSKKRILYKHILKNALLPIITILGMSLPNLVTGAFITETIFGWPGMGRLGIKAIFGFDYPLIMAITMLTSILLIIGNLLADICYSLVDPRIKELGR, from the coding sequence TTGAGTAAATACATAAGGAAAAGAATCATAGAAGCGGTTCCTATACTTATTTTTATCTCCATAATTTCTTTTGTACTAATAAAATTAGCACCTGGAGATCCCATTAAAGCTTTTACAAATCCTCAAATGAAACCTTCTGATGTAGCTAGAATTAGACATAATTTAGGACTTGATAAACCTATATATATACAATATTTTCTGTGGCTAAAAAATGTACTTAAAGGTGACTTAGGTTATTCTTTAATAAACTCTAGACCAATTTCTACACAAATAATAGAAAGACTTCCAGCTACTCTCCTTCTTATGGGTTCATCTTTATTAATATCTTTAATTTTAGGTATAATTTTAGGTATAATTTCTGCAGTTAACAAAAATAAAATTATAGATAATGTACTTTCAGTAATATCTTATATAGGTATATCTATACCTAGCTTTTGGTTTGCCATGATACTTATATATACTTTTTCTGTTAAGTTTAAATTACTACCTAGTGTTGGTATGCATACTATAGGTGTGGATTCCAGATTAGATGTTTTAAAACATCTTATTTTACCTTGCACTGTATTAAGTTTTGGAAATATATCTGTTATTACTAGATATATAAGATCCAGTATAATCTCTGAACTGTCTGAAGACTATGTTATGATTGCCTATGCCAAAGGATTATCTAAAAAAAGAATACTATATAAACATATTTTAAAAAATGCTCTTTTACCTATTATAACTATATTAGGTATGTCACTTCCCAACTTAGTAACTGGTGCTTTTATAACTGAAACTATTTTTGGATGGCCTGGTATGGGTAGATTAGGCATAAAAGCTATATTTGGATTTGATTATCCTCTCATTATGGCTATAACTATGTTAACTTCAATTTTACTTATAATAGGCAATCTTTTAGCCGATATATGTTATAGCTTAGTAGATCCTAGAATCAAAGAGTTAGGTAGGTGA
- a CDS encoding ABC transporter permease: MFFNKRLKINFKIQFKENKLGYISLFIILILVLFSTFSFLSPYDPNKINLSNKLADPSLKHLFGTDEMGRDYFTRSLYGGRASLIVGFVSMIISTTLGTIIGTFSGYMGGKIDNIIMRTIDILMCIPTFFLILIINAYLKPGIENIIIIIGLFGWMDIARIVRAQTLSLKEREYVLCSKALGASNKRIIFKHIIPNAIPSVIVSSTINIASAILTESSLSFLGLGVRAPNSSWGSMLQNAQGFISSSPYLAIFPGLFILFTVLSFNILGDIFATAFDPKINN; encoded by the coding sequence TTGTTTTTTAATAAAAGACTTAAAATAAACTTTAAAATACAATTTAAAGAAAATAAATTAGGCTATATATCTTTATTTATAATATTAATATTAGTTCTTTTTTCAACTTTTTCTTTTTTATCCCCTTATGATCCTAATAAAATAAATCTATCTAACAAATTAGCTGATCCTAGTTTAAAACATTTATTTGGTACAGATGAAATGGGAAGAGATTATTTTACTAGATCCTTATATGGTGGAAGAGCTTCTCTAATAGTTGGTTTTGTATCTATGATTATATCCACAACTTTAGGTACTATTATAGGAACCTTTAGCGGTTATATGGGTGGTAAAATAGATAATATAATAATGAGAACCATAGATATATTAATGTGCATACCAACTTTTTTTCTTATACTTATAATTAATGCATACTTAAAACCTGGTATCGAAAATATAATTATTATCATTGGCTTGTTCGGCTGGATGGATATAGCTAGAATAGTTAGAGCACAAACTCTTTCATTAAAAGAAAGAGAGTACGTACTATGTTCAAAAGCTTTAGGTGCTTCTAATAAAAGAATTATTTTTAAGCATATAATTCCAAATGCTATTCCCTCTGTAATAGTATCTTCAACCATAAATATTGCCTCTGCTATTCTTACAGAATCTTCCCTAAGTTTTTTAGGTTTAGGAGTTAGAGCCCCTAATTCTTCTTGGGGAAGTATGCTTCAAAATGCTCAAGGTTTTATTTCATCATCACCATACTTAGCCATATTCCCTGGACTTTTTATACTTTTTACAGTCTTGAGTTTTAATATATTAGGAGATATTTTTGCTACTGCTTTTGATCCTAAAATTAACAACTGA
- a CDS encoding ABC transporter ATP-binding protein, with product MSIIEATDVKKTFTIGKIQVDILKGVSIEIEKGEFVAIIGESGSGKSTFLNILGGLMPPSSGDIFIENEKINGLSENKLALFRRHNIGFVFQSYNLIAQLTALENVEMPLIFSGISKKERRDRAFQMLKKVGLEERAHHKPSELSGGQQQRVSIARALVNYPKIVLADEPTGNLDSKNSIEILNILKELNQTTGQTFVIVTHSSQVCDYANKIIKVVDGKVFNN from the coding sequence TTGAGCATAATCGAAGCTACAGATGTGAAAAAAACTTTTACTATAGGGAAAATACAAGTAGACATACTTAAAGGTGTTTCTATAGAAATTGAAAAAGGTGAATTTGTTGCTATTATTGGAGAATCTGGTTCTGGTAAATCTACTTTTCTAAATATATTAGGTGGTTTAATGCCCCCTTCCTCTGGGGATATTTTTATAGAAAATGAAAAAATAAATGGTCTTTCTGAAAATAAATTAGCCTTATTTAGAAGACACAATATAGGATTTGTTTTTCAATCTTATAATTTAATTGCTCAACTTACGGCTTTAGAAAATGTAGAAATGCCTCTTATTTTTTCTGGAATTTCTAAAAAAGAGCGAAGAGATAGAGCCTTTCAAATGTTGAAAAAAGTTGGCTTAGAAGAAAGAGCTCATCATAAACCTTCTGAGCTATCTGGTGGTCAACAACAAAGAGTTTCTATTGCTCGAGCCCTAGTAAACTATCCTAAAATAGTACTTGCAGATGAACCTACTGGAAATTTGGATAGTAAAAATAGTATAGAAATTCTAAATATACTAAAAGAGCTAAACCAAACTACTGGACAAACTTTTGTAATTGTCACTCACTCTTCTCAAGTGTGTGATTATGCAAATAAAATAATAAAAGTAGTTGATGGAAAAGTATTTAACAATTAA
- a CDS encoding ABC transporter permease, which yields MKLTDLAEIIWRNLLKRKGRTFLTMLGVVIGSIAIYVIISLGNGFEKYMSSQLNSFGDVNIINIFPYSDDVASYQGGNIKNKKKILNDKNLRELNKLEFVKYSIPKLNTNADISYKKSEMKSSNLTGMSFKNYSKDHKLLFGKYPNDSKNEVVLGYKMTAYLLNKKDIDKVKEEDVKKILRKKLKVKVSKPNENGEEEWKTYTVKVSGISKQNFSEDYQIKAPLSFTKDILSYKNNDERFLKNKGYESIDLVLKNQEKNTEAEKYLKDNGYLYQSLKEMQEGVGKTLSGIKLILGAIGGISLLVAAFGIANTMNMSILERKKEIGVMKVVGASVGDIKKIFIGESTAIGFSGGVVGLLIGSFISFMINTMLKSKLSTSSNSNVKIAASSIGLIAFVLLFSSCVGFLSGLYPASKAAKLDVISSIKDE from the coding sequence ATGAAACTTACTGATCTTGCAGAAATTATATGGAGAAACCTTTTAAAAAGAAAGGGAAGAACATTTTTAACTATGCTAGGAGTAGTTATAGGTAGTATAGCTATATATGTAATAATTTCCTTGGGGAATGGTTTTGAAAAATATATGTCATCACAGTTGAATTCCTTTGGTGACGTAAATATCATAAATATTTTTCCTTATTCAGATGATGTTGCTTCCTACCAAGGAGGCAATATAAAAAATAAGAAGAAAATATTAAATGATAAAAATCTAAGGGAATTAAACAAATTAGAATTTGTAAAATATTCAATACCTAAACTTAATACTAATGCTGATATATCCTATAAAAAATCAGAAATGAAATCCAGTAATCTAACAGGTATGTCATTTAAAAACTATAGTAAAGATCACAAACTTTTATTTGGTAAATATCCTAATGATTCTAAAAATGAAGTAGTTTTAGGCTACAAAATGACTGCTTATCTTTTAAATAAAAAAGATATAGATAAAGTAAAAGAAGAAGATGTTAAAAAGATTCTAAGAAAGAAATTAAAAGTAAAAGTATCTAAACCAAATGAAAATGGCGAAGAAGAATGGAAAACTTATACAGTAAAAGTAAGCGGAATCTCTAAGCAAAATTTCTCAGAGGATTATCAAATTAAAGCCCCTTTATCCTTTACTAAAGATATATTAAGCTATAAAAATAATGATGAAAGATTTCTAAAAAATAAAGGCTATGAAAGCATAGATTTAGTGCTTAAAAACCAAGAAAAAAATACCGAAGCTGAAAAGTATTTAAAAGACAATGGTTACTTATATCAATCCCTTAAGGAAATGCAAGAAGGTGTAGGTAAAACTTTAAGTGGAATAAAACTAATTTTAGGTGCCATAGGAGGTATTTCTTTATTAGTCGCAGCCTTTGGTATAGCTAATACAATGAACATGTCCATATTAGAGAGAAAGAAAGAAATTGGAGTTATGAAAGTAGTGGGAGCATCTGTAGGAGACATAAAAAAAATATTTATAGGTGAATCTACAGCTATAGGTTTTTCTGGAGGTGTTGTAGGACTACTTATAGGCAGTTTTATAAGTTTTATGATAAATACAATGCTAAAATCTAAACTCTCAACTTCATCTAATAGTAATGTAAAAATAGCAGCATCTAGTATAGGCCTTATAGCTTTTGTATTACTATTTTCATCCTGTGTAGGATTCTTATCTGGTTTATATCCTGCCTCCAAAGCAGCTAAATTAGATGTAATAAGTTCTATAAAAGATGAATAG
- a CDS encoding YIP1 family protein — translation MEQQENLKTNSNLTLQEKFKFFFTSPSRLFEYYREKPKYGILFLITALCGIFYKLVYSNFSKEIIKENMERQLEGADPQALELSKRIVDISSKPIINTFSSFIGVLISVFVSAFIIFIIFKISKVALNYKQTVTLSLMADLPNCIGSIIKIIYMLISKKAIGINAALNPSIKNTLISTFDIFTIWQYILLGIGIYAMGKVSKKKAIILTIILAILSIVFTVLIASLTMNK, via the coding sequence ATGGAACAACAAGAAAACTTAAAAACTAATTCAAACTTAACTTTACAAGAAAAATTCAAATTTTTCTTTACATCCCCTTCCAGACTATTTGAATATTATAGAGAAAAACCTAAGTATGGAATATTATTTTTAATAACTGCTCTTTGTGGAATTTTTTATAAGCTTGTATATTCTAATTTTTCAAAAGAAATTATAAAAGAAAATATGGAGAGACAACTTGAAGGGGCAGATCCTCAAGCATTAGAACTAAGTAAAAGAATTGTAGATATTTCTAGTAAACCTATAATAAATACATTCAGCTCATTTATCGGGGTGCTAATTTCTGTATTTGTTTCAGCTTTTATAATCTTTATAATTTTTAAAATTTCAAAAGTTGCCTTAAATTATAAACAGACTGTAACATTATCTTTAATGGCTGATCTACCTAATTGTATAGGAAGTATAATTAAAATAATATATATGCTTATAAGCAAAAAGGCTATAGGTATTAATGCTGCTTTAAATCCTTCCATTAAAAATACTTTAATATCAACCTTTGATATATTTACCATATGGCAATATATTCTTTTAGGTATTGGTATTTATGCTATGGGAAAAGTATCTAAGAAAAAAGCTATTATATTAACTATAATATTAGCAATTTTAAGCATTGTATTTACTGTTTTAATTGCTTCGCTTACAATGAACAAATAA
- a CDS encoding dipeptidase, translated as MNFIDMHCDTIYALANKKPCLNKSITINESETLYKNSLSVDIEKLKASNSIAQFFALFINLTETKTPLKTALNMLDLFYNELDKYSDFIGIAKNYEDISKNLSKDKLSALLTIEEGAALEGSLYNLRNFYRLGVRLITLTWNIPNEIGFPNCSKEFMNKGLTNFGLEVIEEMNRLKMIIDVSHLSDGGFYDVSKHSKSPFVASHSNARAITNHPRNLTDDMIKILSDKGGVMGINFERFFLGQSEKGKVSEMISHIKHIKNVGGIDVLCIGSDFDGIEIPSEIKSSNEIYKLIDLLKEEGFHENEIEKILYKNALRVIKEAL; from the coding sequence ATGAATTTTATAGATATGCATTGTGATACTATATACGCCCTTGCAAATAAAAAACCCTGCCTTAATAAAAGTATTACAATAAATGAAAGTGAAACTTTATATAAAAACTCATTAAGTGTAGATATAGAAAAACTGAAAGCTTCCAATTCCATAGCTCAGTTCTTTGCCTTATTTATAAATTTAACTGAGACTAAAACTCCTTTAAAAACTGCACTTAATATGTTAGATCTCTTTTACAATGAACTAGATAAATACTCTGACTTTATTGGAATTGCTAAAAATTACGAGGATATAAGTAAAAACCTATCAAAGGACAAACTATCTGCCCTTTTAACTATAGAAGAAGGAGCTGCTTTAGAGGGCAGTTTATATAACCTTAGGAATTTCTATAGATTAGGTGTTAGACTTATAACTCTAACATGGAATATTCCAAATGAAATAGGATTTCCAAACTGCAGCAAAGAATTTATGAATAAAGGATTAACCAATTTTGGATTAGAAGTAATAGAAGAAATGAATAGATTAAAAATGATAATAGATGTATCGCATTTATCCGATGGTGGATTTTATGATGTATCAAAACATTCAAAATCACCTTTTGTAGCCTCTCATTCAAACGCCAGAGCTATAACAAATCATCCTAGAAACTTAACAGATGATATGATAAAAATTTTATCTGATAAAGGTGGTGTTATGGGCATAAATTTTGAAAGATTTTTCTTAGGACAAAGTGAGAAAGGAAAAGTATCAGAAATGATATCTCATATAAAACATATAAAAAATGTAGGTGGAATTGATGTATTATGCATAGGTTCAGATTTTGATGGCATCGAAATTCCTAGTGAAATAAAGTCTAGCAACGAAATATACAAGTTAATAGATTTATTAAAAGAAGAAGGCTTTCATGAAAATGAAATAGAAAAAATACTTTATAAAAATGCACTTAGAGTTATAAAAGAAGCTTTGTAG
- a CDS encoding alpha/beta hydrolase — protein sequence MECKIKNISINYEIIGNGKPIIMLHGYSVDHRLMLGCMEPIFTDTSKYKRIYIDLPGMGKSESAEWINSSDTMLDIIIEFIKRIIPNENFLLAGESYGGYLSRGIIYKMPNMVDGVLLICPVIIADNKKRTLPDHVVLVKDNNLLSKLSLEEVNNFNSMSVVQTEKIYKKYKNYIMSGVKVANNNFLNSIMKNGYEFSFNVDNINKKFDKPTLILLGKQDSSVGYKDAWNILNNFPRATFAVLDRAGHNLQIEQEELFNSLVNDWIVRINA from the coding sequence ATGGAATGTAAGATAAAAAACATATCTATAAACTATGAAATAATAGGTAATGGAAAACCTATTATTATGTTACACGGTTATTCTGTAGACCACAGATTAATGCTAGGATGTATGGAACCTATATTTACTGATACAAGTAAATATAAAAGAATTTATATTGATCTACCAGGAATGGGGAAATCAGAAAGTGCAGAATGGATTAATAGTTCTGATACTATGCTTGACATTATAATTGAATTCATAAAAAGAATAATTCCAAATGAAAATTTTCTACTTGCAGGCGAATCATATGGTGGTTATTTATCAAGAGGAATAATTTATAAAATGCCTAATATGGTAGATGGAGTTCTATTAATCTGCCCAGTTATAATAGCAGATAATAAAAAACGAACTCTTCCTGATCATGTTGTTTTAGTAAAAGATAACAATTTATTATCTAAATTATCATTAGAGGAAGTTAATAATTTTAACTCTATGTCAGTAGTTCAAACTGAAAAAATCTATAAAAAATATAAAAATTATATAATGTCTGGTGTTAAAGTTGCAAACAATAATTTTTTGAATAGTATTATGAAAAATGGTTATGAATTTTCATTTAATGTAGATAACATAAATAAAAAATTTGATAAACCAACCCTTATATTGCTAGGTAAGCAAGACTCTTCTGTAGGTTATAAAGATGCATGGAATATATTAAATAACTTTCCAAGGGCAACATTTGCTGTACTAGATAGAGCTGGACATAATTTACAAATAGAACAAGAAGAACTTTTTAATTCACTAGTTAATGACTGGATTGTACGAATTAATGCATAG
- the sdaAA gene encoding L-serine ammonia-lyase, iron-sulfur-dependent, subunit alpha — translation MFVNTGKELIKVCNEENLKIWEYTLKIEAENKNISEKEVFETMRKALKVMQHSAKIGREKEVKSVSGLIGGDALKLEEYSKKSNTLTGNFMVKAMAMAISTSEVNAAMGRIVASPTAGSAGILPAVVIAAGEKLNKNEDDLVKALFTASGLGILISKNATTAGAEGGCQAECGSAAAMASAAVVEMMGGRVEQALDAGAIVIKNILGLVCDPVAGLVEIPCAKRNIAGTVSALTTADMVMAGVTSHIPFDDSVEAMYKVGKQLPSCLRETALGGVAVTESGLKLKEKVFGCKGCKK, via the coding sequence ATGTTCGTAAACACAGGAAAAGAACTTATAAAAGTGTGTAATGAAGAAAATTTAAAAATATGGGAGTATACCTTAAAGATAGAAGCAGAAAATAAGAATATAAGTGAAAAAGAAGTATTTGAAACTATGAGAAAAGCTCTTAAGGTTATGCAACATTCAGCAAAAATAGGAAGAGAAAAAGAAGTTAAATCTGTAAGTGGATTAATAGGTGGAGATGCTTTAAAGTTAGAGGAATATTCTAAAAAGTCAAATACACTAACAGGAAATTTTATGGTAAAAGCAATGGCTATGGCTATTTCAACTTCTGAAGTTAATGCAGCTATGGGAAGAATCGTAGCATCCCCAACAGCAGGTTCAGCGGGAATATTGCCGGCTGTAGTAATAGCTGCAGGAGAAAAATTAAACAAAAATGAAGATGATTTAGTTAAAGCTTTGTTTACAGCATCTGGTTTAGGAATACTTATTTCTAAGAATGCTACAACAGCAGGAGCGGAAGGTGGATGTCAAGCAGAATGTGGTTCAGCTGCAGCAATGGCATCTGCAGCAGTAGTAGAAATGATGGGAGGTCGCGTAGAACAAGCTTTAGATGCAGGAGCTATAGTTATAAAAAATATACTAGGTCTTGTTTGTGATCCAGTGGCAGGGCTTGTAGAAATACCTTGTGCAAAAAGAAATATTGCAGGAACCGTAAGTGCTTTAACTACAGCAGATATGGTAATGGCAGGAGTTACAAGTCATATCCCTTTTGATGATTCAGTAGAAGCAATGTATAAGGTTGGAAAGCAATTGCCATCTTGTCTTAGAGAAACAGCTTTAGGTGGAGTGGCTGTTACTGAGTCAGGATTAAAGCTTAAAGAAAAAGTATTCGGATGTAAAGGATGCAAAAAATAA
- the sdaAB gene encoding L-serine ammonia-lyase, iron-sulfur-dependent subunit beta — protein MKDYSVFDVIGPIMIGPSSSHTAGAARLAKVACSIAGDNNIEEVKFYLHGSFAKTYKGHGTDKALIAGMLNMDPWDENLRKSFEIAKEKGLKYEFIETDLGDVHPNTVKFVIKKTDGTMSEIIGSSIGGGNIIITSIDGQSMEFTGGNPTIVTHHKDVPGIISKISTMMYSEGINIGTMKVFREGKGTIATMTFETDGEIPNKIINEIKSIKDIENVKIINPIK, from the coding sequence ATGAAAGATTATAGTGTGTTTGATGTAATAGGCCCAATTATGATAGGACCTTCTAGTTCACATACTGCAGGTGCAGCTAGACTTGCTAAAGTAGCTTGTTCTATAGCAGGAGATAATAATATAGAAGAGGTTAAGTTTTATTTACATGGATCTTTTGCTAAGACTTATAAAGGACATGGAACAGATAAGGCTTTAATAGCAGGTATGTTAAATATGGATCCTTGGGACGAAAATCTTAGAAAATCCTTTGAAATAGCTAAGGAAAAAGGTTTAAAATATGAATTCATAGAAACAGATTTAGGAGATGTTCATCCTAATACGGTTAAATTTGTTATTAAGAAAACAGATGGTACTATGTCAGAAATTATAGGTTCTTCTATAGGTGGTGGAAATATAATCATAACATCTATAGATGGTCAATCTATGGAATTTACTGGAGGCAATCCTACTATTGTAACACATCATAAAGATGTACCAGGAATAATATCAAAAATTAGTACAATGATGTATTCAGAAGGTATAAATATTGGAACTATGAAAGTGTTTAGAGAAGGAAAAGGTACAATTGCCACTATGACTTTTGAAACAGATGGAGAAATACCAAATAAAATAATAAATGAAATAAAATCTATTAAGGATATAGAAAATGTAAAAATTATAAATCCAATAAAATAG